One Actinoplanes missouriensis 431 DNA segment encodes these proteins:
- a CDS encoding CGNR zinc finger domain-containing protein, translating to MLFAPDTEESLEFVVTLVNTSPGASRSGDDEIATIDQLSELLRGYVYSGRIDHDEAELAAVRETRALLREVWTLERDAAVEAVNRILREARALPFLTRHDGSDWHIHATEPTSPLAERIRVEAALALIDVIRTGETSRLRVCGADDCTGIFIDLSKNGSKRFCSVRCGNRVNMVNYRARKSDGR from the coding sequence TTGCTTTTTGCCCCTGACACCGAAGAGTCGCTGGAGTTCGTCGTGACACTCGTCAACACGAGTCCCGGCGCCTCCCGCTCCGGGGACGACGAGATCGCCACCATCGACCAGCTGAGCGAGCTGCTGCGCGGGTACGTCTACTCCGGACGCATCGACCACGACGAGGCCGAACTAGCGGCGGTACGGGAGACGCGGGCGCTGCTGCGCGAGGTGTGGACACTGGAGCGGGACGCCGCGGTGGAGGCCGTCAACCGGATACTGCGGGAGGCGCGCGCGTTGCCCTTCCTGACCCGCCACGACGGCTCGGACTGGCACATCCATGCCACCGAGCCGACGTCGCCGCTCGCCGAGCGGATCCGGGTGGAGGCGGCGCTCGCGCTGATCGACGTGATCCGCACCGGGGAGACGAGCCGGCTGCGGGTCTGCGGCGCCGACGACTGCACGGGCATCTTCATCGACCTGTCGAAGAACGGATCGAAGCGGTTCTGCAGTGTGCGCTGCGGTAACCGGGTCAACATGGTCAACTACCGGGCGCGCAAGTCCGACGGGCGGTGA
- a CDS encoding M20/M25/M40 family metallo-hydrolase: protein MSTAARTYLDNHRDDLVRHLADWVGVPSVAGVPEHEADLLRSANWLAGVLRETGFPTVEVWKADGAPAVYAQWRTDPAAPTVLIYSHHDVRAAKEQEWEETTPFQAVVRDGYVYGRGASDAKGQVIAHVWGLRAYLAEAGAPAVNITVLVEGEEETGSGQLETLLKEHGVTADLVLFSDTLLWHAEHPAICTSMRGMILAQLRVFGPLRDMHSGAVSGPAPNPVLELSRLLGQMHDDKGRITLPGFYDDVDEPSERRRAELAALPFTEDDWLTRSDTRSIGGEAGYTVLERLWLRPAAEVISILGGDPVGPSRGAVPAAAEATISIRIVPDQTALAVGDQLRRWVAEEINDRFGYELTVSEESGQDPYRTPPDHPAVTLLAEAMAEAWGAPVGRMGNAGGGPADLLNRMTGAPVVYFGTGLPEDRWHDSDERASIEVLLKGAHTLAGFWQRFRRS from the coding sequence ATGTCCACGGCTGCGCGCACCTACCTCGACAACCATCGTGACGACCTCGTCCGGCACCTGGCCGACTGGGTGGGCGTACCCTCGGTCGCCGGTGTTCCGGAGCACGAGGCGGATCTGCTGCGCTCGGCGAACTGGCTGGCCGGGGTGCTGCGCGAGACCGGTTTCCCGACCGTGGAGGTGTGGAAGGCGGACGGCGCCCCGGCCGTCTACGCGCAGTGGCGCACGGATCCCGCCGCCCCGACCGTGCTGATCTACAGCCACCACGACGTGCGGGCCGCCAAGGAGCAGGAGTGGGAGGAGACCACGCCGTTCCAGGCGGTGGTCCGGGACGGGTACGTCTACGGCCGTGGCGCCTCGGACGCCAAGGGGCAGGTGATCGCGCACGTGTGGGGACTGCGGGCGTACCTGGCGGAGGCGGGCGCGCCGGCCGTGAACATCACGGTGCTCGTCGAGGGCGAGGAGGAGACCGGATCCGGGCAGCTGGAGACGCTGCTGAAGGAGCACGGCGTCACCGCCGACCTGGTCCTCTTCTCCGACACGCTGCTCTGGCACGCCGAGCACCCGGCGATCTGCACCAGCATGCGCGGCATGATCCTGGCCCAGCTGCGGGTCTTCGGGCCGCTGCGGGACATGCACAGCGGTGCGGTCTCCGGCCCCGCGCCGAACCCGGTCCTGGAGCTGTCCCGGCTGCTCGGGCAGATGCACGACGACAAGGGCCGGATCACGCTGCCGGGCTTCTACGACGACGTCGACGAGCCGTCCGAGCGGCGGCGCGCCGAGCTCGCCGCGCTGCCGTTCACCGAGGACGACTGGCTGACCCGATCGGACACCCGCAGCATCGGCGGGGAGGCCGGGTACACCGTCCTGGAACGGCTCTGGTTGCGCCCGGCGGCCGAGGTGATCAGCATCCTCGGCGGTGATCCGGTGGGACCCTCGCGGGGCGCGGTGCCGGCCGCCGCCGAGGCGACCATCAGCATCCGCATCGTGCCCGATCAGACCGCCCTCGCGGTCGGCGATCAGCTGCGCCGGTGGGTGGCCGAGGAGATCAACGACCGATTCGGGTACGAGCTGACCGTCTCCGAGGAGAGCGGGCAGGATCCGTACCGGACACCGCCGGACCACCCGGCGGTGACTCTCCTGGCCGAGGCCATGGCGGAGGCCTGGGGCGCCCCGGTGGGCCGGATGGGCAACGCCGGCGGTGGCCCGGCCGACCTGCTGAACCGGATGACCGGTGCGCCCGTGGTGTACTTCGGCACCGGCCTGCCCGAGGACCGCTGGCACGACAGCGACGAACGGGCGTCGATCGAGGTGCTGCTCAAGGGCGCGCACACCCTCGCCGGTTTCTGGCAGCGGTTCAGGCGGTCCTGA
- a CDS encoding EamA family transporter: MNLSPRSTGLVAAVISAATFGTSGAFIKPLLEAGWSPAAAVTARALIAGLLLLPFVLVALRGRWDTLWRARWRIAGMGVIAVAFTQLSYFAAISRIPVSTALLVEYLAPLLLVLWVWATTRRMPRPAVLLGSALAIGGLVLVIGPGALQAVDPLGILLAFAAAIGCAVYFVVAARPADGLPPVALAGVGLLLGGAVLGLTGLAGIVPMTVTFTDVTLLGTIAPWWVPLAVVAVFATAIAYATGIFGSSRLGSRLASFIGLLEVVFASVFAWVVVDEALTPLQMVGGALILAGIAAIPAEPAATDATPAEDATPALVKTA; this comes from the coding sequence GTGAACCTCTCGCCGCGCTCCACCGGACTCGTCGCCGCAGTGATCTCGGCCGCCACCTTCGGCACGTCCGGCGCGTTCATCAAACCGCTCCTGGAAGCCGGCTGGTCCCCGGCGGCCGCGGTCACCGCCCGCGCGCTGATCGCCGGTCTGCTCCTGCTCCCGTTCGTGCTCGTGGCGCTGCGCGGGCGCTGGGACACGCTGTGGCGGGCCCGCTGGCGGATCGCCGGCATGGGCGTCATCGCCGTCGCGTTCACCCAGCTCAGCTACTTCGCCGCGATCAGCCGGATCCCGGTGTCGACGGCGCTGCTGGTGGAGTACCTGGCGCCGCTGCTGCTGGTCCTCTGGGTCTGGGCCACCACCCGGCGGATGCCGCGCCCGGCCGTGCTGCTCGGCTCGGCCCTGGCGATCGGCGGCCTGGTGCTGGTGATCGGGCCGGGCGCGCTGCAGGCCGTGGACCCGCTCGGCATCCTGCTCGCGTTCGCGGCCGCGATCGGCTGCGCGGTGTACTTCGTGGTCGCGGCCCGGCCCGCCGACGGGCTGCCCCCGGTCGCCCTGGCCGGTGTCGGGTTGCTGCTCGGCGGCGCGGTGCTCGGGCTCACCGGCCTGGCCGGGATCGTGCCGATGACCGTCACGTTCACCGACGTCACGCTGCTCGGCACGATCGCGCCGTGGTGGGTGCCGCTCGCCGTCGTGGCCGTCTTCGCGACGGCCATCGCCTACGCGACGGGCATCTTCGGCTCCAGCCGGCTCGGCTCCCGGCTCGCGTCGTTCATCGGGCTGCTGGAGGTCGTGTTCGCGTCGGTGTTCGCCTGGGTCGTCGTCGATGAGGCGCTCACCCCGCTGCAGATGGTCGGCGGCGCGCTGATCCTGGCCGGCATCGCCGCGATCCCCGCCGAGCCCGCCGCCACCGACGCCACGCCGGCGGAGGACGCCACCCCCGCGCTGGTCAAGACCGCCTGA